CATCCGGGTGTGTGCTGACGAAGAGCGAGAACACCTCGGCGACGAAGTAGTAGCTGAGTGTATGAACCGTCGCCAAGCGGACCGTGCCGTGCGTAACCCCTTGCCGGCGCACGCTGTCGACCGCGCGGTCGATCTCTCTGAAGGCCGGCGCCAGAGCGTCGTAGAGTTTCGTGCCACCTTCGGTCAACTCGACGCCGCGGCCCGTCCTCACAAACAAGGGCTGGCCAAGGTTCGATTCGAGCGTGCCCAATTGCTTGCTCAATCCCGACTGTGTCTGGTCGAGCTTGTCGGCGGCCTTGGAGAGCGAGCCCAGCTCCGCGATGCAAAGGAAATACCGCAGCGGCCGGTCAAGTGTTTCGATCGCCATGGTGTTTCCTGACGGAATGCTATGTTCAGTTGGCCAGGGGATGCGGAATGCCGCCATCGCCATGGCTGCGGACAACCCGTGCAATGACCACCTGGTAGCCATTGAGCCAACGCGCCTGGCGCTGCTTTGCGGCGATGTGCTCCGGGTGCCCGGTGAGTTCCTCCAGCGCCTCCATCGTCTTCCAGTAGTACACGTTGCAGACAAGCCCTGCTGCAGGGTTCTCCCAGGTCTCCTCGCCAAGGTAGCCTGGGATGGATTTGGCAAGCTGGGCAATGACGCTGTCCAGGGCATGGAACTCGTCGTCGAACTCGCCCTTTGCGAAAGTGAAGGTGGACGTGTACATGGGTCGTGCAGGCCTCGTCAGCTCGCTCCGCTGGCGTTGCGCATCAATTCCGACATCTCCTCGTATCCACGCGCCTTCAACATCTCTGCGGCA
The Variovorax sp. OAS795 genome window above contains:
- a CDS encoding antibiotic biosynthesis monooxygenase — its product is MYTSTFTFAKGEFDDEFHALDSVIAQLAKSIPGYLGEETWENPAAGLVCNVYYWKTMEALEELTGHPEHIAAKQRQARWLNGYQVVIARVVRSHGDGGIPHPLAN